A genomic window from bacterium includes:
- a CDS encoding PorV/PorQ family protein, with product MKKIMLGVFVSAVMLVQTVPVLAAGTSGGIILKQAVGARAQGMGEVFTGVADDVTTLFWNVGGLSRAKGFQVNATYLTGLADSTYEQITGTYQAGKLGTFGLGVNLLQGGMITLDNADGSTSDVQSQSDFAISAGFGTAINKKLGVGLGLKMLSSTLAEEVSATAFALDLGMLLAVSKQLSIGLVLQNAGTEIKYQDEGDPLPLTARLGAGYQVPISKQHKGLLAVDLVKSNDNDFGLHMGVEYWYAKLLAMRLGYKAGYDLEGLTAGFGVRFNVLQLDYAFGLISELNHTHKVSLSLVL from the coding sequence ATGAAAAAAATCATGTTGGGTGTGTTCGTAAGCGCGGTGATGCTGGTCCAGACTGTTCCAGTACTGGCTGCCGGGACGTCGGGCGGGATTATCCTGAAACAAGCGGTCGGCGCGCGCGCGCAAGGCATGGGCGAGGTTTTTACCGGCGTGGCGGACGATGTTACCACACTGTTTTGGAATGTGGGAGGCTTGAGCCGGGCAAAAGGTTTTCAGGTCAATGCCACTTATCTAACTGGTTTGGCAGACTCGACGTATGAGCAGATTACCGGGACCTATCAGGCTGGGAAGCTGGGAACCTTTGGTTTGGGTGTGAACCTGCTGCAAGGCGGTATGATTACTTTGGACAATGCGGACGGCAGCACGAGCGACGTGCAGTCGCAAAGCGATTTTGCCATCAGTGCCGGTTTTGGAACGGCGATTAATAAAAAATTGGGTGTGGGATTGGGTCTGAAAATGCTCAGCAGCACCCTGGCGGAGGAGGTTTCCGCCACCGCCTTTGCCCTGGATTTGGGCATGCTTCTGGCCGTGAGCAAGCAGCTCTCCATCGGTCTGGTCCTGCAAAACGCAGGTACGGAAATCAAATATCAGGACGAGGGTGATCCCTTGCCGCTGACTGCCCGGTTGGGTGCGGGTTATCAGGTACCCATATCCAAGCAGCATAAAGGTCTGCTGGCTGTGGACTTGGTCAAATCCAATGATAATGATTTCGGCCTGCATATGGGGGTGGAGTACTGGTACGCGAAGTTGCTGGCGATGCGCCTGGGTTACAAAGCCGGTTATGATCTGGAAGGATTAACAGCCGGATTTGGTGTGCGATTTAATGTGCTGCAATTGGACTATGCTTTTGGATTGATTAGTGAACTGAATCATACTCACAAGGTGTCATTATCACTGGTTCTTTGA
- a CDS encoding PilZ domain-containing protein has product MVLKKIAKKKTVAKKKAVKKKTVVKKKRVLRKTTAKAKVMAKSTDRRQYRRVPLNMTVKYKSVKKGEISKDWQSTSQDFSAGGLSMFCALKLRRGQLMMINLYVPKGRKKIDVRRPVNLLSTQSSQTAILSRVAYCKTTGRDRYQLGVEFLDLDKENRKLLKKFLIQSDLLKSSSRMYS; this is encoded by the coding sequence ATGGTTCTGAAGAAAATCGCCAAGAAAAAGACTGTTGCGAAAAAGAAGGCCGTCAAGAAAAAAACTGTTGTGAAAAAGAAACGTGTTCTCCGGAAAACAACCGCTAAAGCAAAAGTGATGGCGAAGAGTACGGACCGCCGCCAGTATCGCAGGGTGCCTTTGAATATGACGGTGAAATACAAGAGTGTGAAAAAAGGGGAGATTTCCAAGGATTGGCAAAGTACGTCTCAGGATTTTAGTGCAGGCGGTTTGTCCATGTTTTGTGCCCTCAAGCTCAGGCGCGGTCAGTTGATGATGATTAATTTATATGTTCCCAAAGGAAGAAAAAAAATAGATGTCCGGCGGCCGGTAAATTTACTAAGTACACAGAGTTCTCAAACCGCGATCCTGTCCCGGGTGGCTTATTGCAAAACAACCGGACGGGATCGTTATCAATTAGGGGTTGAATTTTTGGATTTGGATAAAGAAAACCGGAAATTGCTTAAAAAATTTCTTATTCAAAGCGATTTATTGAAGTCATCATCACGCATGTATTCCTGA